A single region of the Eleginops maclovinus isolate JMC-PN-2008 ecotype Puerto Natales chromosome 16, JC_Emac_rtc_rv5, whole genome shotgun sequence genome encodes:
- the rgs9a gene encoding regulator of G-protein signaling 9a, whose amino-acid sequence MTIRTARPDRVQHFRPRMHCLKKLEAMMVEMQSGVKGSEQKLNVTTIPHVITGKDIIAWITNKMKSTTEESQAFGTMLVAYGYIYPLENHKKLVMCNDTSLYRFQTPYFWPTQKWVAEDSDYAIYLAKRNIRKKGMLEPYEQAHYNHLHEWLNHKWDFIVMQATEQYKAGKERKKPDRVVFDCQERAYWIVNKPPRHTHSAMDCGPERLIDPNSDEKITFDTYRRMNLFYQQAIMRSKVKSSVSLGALVKYITTYKNHDPFLAPCLPSNPWHTDNDTYWTMNMRQVEVPTKMRVERWSFSLFELLSDLRGRDDFKIFLKKEFSGENMAFWEAAEELKWGTASSMTSKAETIFKTFLAPGAPRWINIDGRTMGLTVKGLDHPHRYVLEAAQTHVFLLMKKDTFFRYLKSPVYKEIQKKALNPEPHNFSPAQLEQNAQNRSPGIHPIILWQQDESEKAKAAIASAPVDVKAMMSKIDRK is encoded by the exons ATGACAATAAGAACGGCTCGTCCAGACCGGGTGCAACATTTCCGGCCCCGCATGCACTGCCTTAAAAAG ctggaggccatgATGGTGGAGATGCAGAGCGGGGTGAAGGGCTCAGAGCAGAAACTCAACGTCACCACCATCCCTCATGTCATCACTG GTAAAGACATCATTGCATGGATTACCAACAAGATGAAGAGCACTACAGAAG agagtcAGGCCTTTGGCACCATGTTGGTGGCCTACGGCTACATCTACCCTCTAGAGAACCACAAGAAGCTGGTGATGTGCAACGACACCAGCCTCTACCGCTTCCAG ACCCCATACTTTTGGCCTACACAGAAATGGGTTGCAGAGGACTCTGACTATG CCATTTACCTGGCAAAGAGGAACATCCGCAAGAAAGGCATGTTGGAACCCTACGAACAG GCACATTACAACCACCTCCATGAATGGCTAAACCACAAGTGGGACTTCATCGTGATGCAGGCCACTGAGCAGTACAA ggctgGTAAGGAGAGGAAGAAACCGGATCGTGTGGTGTTTGATTGCCAGGAGAGAGCGTACTGGATAGTGAACAAACCCCcg cgTCACACTCACAGTGCTATGGACTGCGGTCCAGAGCGTCTTATTGATCCTAACTCCGATGAG AAAATCACTTTTGACACATACAGACGCATG AACCTGTTCTATCAACAAGCTATcatgaggtcaaaggtcaaatctAGTGTGTCCCTTGGAGC ACTGGTCAAGTACATCACAACCTACAAAAACCATGACCCCTTCCTCGCCCCTTGTCTACCCAGCAACCCCTGGCACACCGACAACGACACGTACTGGACGATGAACATGAGACA aGTGGAGGTCCCCACTAAGATGCGGGTGGAGCGCTGGTCCTTCAGCCTGTTCGAGCTGCTGAGCGACCTGCGAGGCCGAGACGACTTCAAGATCTTCCTCAAGAAGGAGTTCAGCG gggagAACATGGCATTTTGGGAGGCAGCTGAAGAACTGAAGTGGGGCACTGCATCGTCAATGACATCAAAAGCTGAGACCATTTTCAA GACCTTCCTGGCCCCTGGGGCCCCCCGCTGGATCAACATTGATGGCAGGACGATGGGTCTGACCGTGAAGGGCCTGGATCATCCTCACCGCTATGTGCTGGAGGCAGCCCAGACACACGTGTTCCTGCTCATGAAGAAG GACACTTTCTTCCGCTACCTCAAGTCCCCAGTGTACAAGGAGATCCAGAAGAAGGCTCTGAACCCTGAGCCGCATAACTTCAG CCCAGCCCAGCTGGAGCAAAACGCTCAGAACCGGAGCCCAGGCATCCATCCCATAATCCTCTGGCAACAGGATGAGTCAGAAAAGGCCAAGGCAGCCATTGCCTCTGCTCCGGTCGATGTCAAGGCCATGATGAGCAAAATAGACAGGAAATAA